The genomic DNA GTCGTCGTCGACACCGCCGGGTCGCGCGGCCTGACGACCGGCGACCCGCAGGCACTCGACATCGAGGCCGAGCGCGCGAGCGAACTCCGGGAGACGGTCGCCGACCGATTGCAGGCATCGCTGCAGACGCGCCGGGCGGTGCGACGCGAGCGCGGCCGCGACCGGCTGACGAGTGTCGCGGACTGAATCAAGCGGTCACTCCGTCTTCGGCTCGCTGTACCGTGTCAGGGTCACCACGTACCCGCGCCCGCACTCGCCACACTCCGTCCGGAGGTCGGATTCGACCTGGTTCGCCTCACCGCTGGTCTCCATCGGCGCGCCACACCAGCACTCGAAGTTCACCCTCATCCGAGTGAATGGATGTTCTCCACACGCTTGGTTTCTTCGGCGTGCATCCGTGACTCTTTTTCAACGACACTGATAGCAGACGGGCTCTCGGTCTCAGGACCGCTTCGCTCGCAAGCGCCACACACAAGCCCCGGCGCCGCGGGGCACCAGTCGTGACCGACTCGCACACGCGCCTCGCCGGCACGGCGAGCGTCGTCGTACTCGCCCTCGCCGTCCTCGTCGGGGTGGCGCTCGACCCGACCGTCCGGCTCCTCCCGGTCCGGGCCCGCCTGTCCGACCTCGGCCGTCCCGGCGGCGCGGGCGCGTTCCCGTTCGACTACGGCCTCGTCGTCGCGGGACTCCTCGGGCTGGCCTTCGTCCGGGCGTGGTGGCCAGCGGCCTCCGAATCGCGGGACCGCGTGGCCGCGGGCCTCGCCGGCGTCGTCTTCGGCTGTCTCGCAGTCGCCGGGCTCTTCCCCGAGCCGTCGGCTGTCCACCTCCCGTTCCTGGCGGGGGCCTACCTGGCGGCCTGGGCCGGTCCCCTGCTCGACGGGGTCCGGCTCCGGCGGGACGGGGCCGACGACGGAGGGCGCTCGCGTGCTGGCGTCGCGCTCCTTGCCGGCGCCGCGCTCGTGGCACTGCTGTGGGGAATCCGGGCCGTCGTGCAGGTGACGACGTTCCTCCTCTCCGGGGCGACGAGCGCCCTGCTCCTGACGGAGGTCGCGACGCTCGCACTGTTCGCGGGCTGGGTGCTGTTCCGGGCGTGGGTCGGCGGGCCGGCCCTCACGGTTGACGCGCCCGCGGGCGACCTCAGCGTCGACGGACGGTGACCCGGATGGGGTCGCTCGGCTGGAGCGTGACGTTGAGCGACGGCCGTACCTCGCCGGGGTCGGTGAACCGCCACTCCCGGGCCAGCGTTGCCAGCGCGAGGCGAGCCTCCAGCATCGCGAACCGCGCGCCGATGCAGTGGCGCGGGCCGCCGCCGAACGGGAAGTAGGCGTACTCCGGGCGGTCCTCGGTGCCGGGAGCCGCCCGCGTGTGTTCGGCATCGTCGTCGAGCCACCGCTCGGGCCGGAACGCCTCCGGCCGGTCCCACCAGCGCGGGTCCGTGTGGACGATACGCTGGGGGAGGACCAGCGTCGCGCCCGCGGGCACCCGGCGGCCACCGAGGGCGACCGGTTCGAGCGGTTCGCGGAACAGCGTGTACAGCGGCGGGTAGCGCCGCATCGACTCCTTCACGACGGCCTCCGTGTACGGCAGGTCGGGCAGGTCCGCGACCGTCGGCTCCCCCGAGAGGGTGTCCACCTCGGCCGCGAGGCGGTCGCTCGCGTCGGGGGCGTCCGCGAGCAGATGCCCGGCGTACGAGAGCGCGAGCGCGGTGGTCTCGTGGCCGGCGAACAGGAAGGTGACGAGGTTATCGCGCAACTCGGCCCGGGAGAGGCGGTCCTCCTCGTCGGCGGCGCGGTTGGCGGCCAGCAACAGGTCGAGCAGGTCCGGGTCGTCGATGGCGTCCAGCGACGCGGGGGCGTCGGCCACGGCGTCGACACCGGACCCACCGCGCGCGTCGAGCAGGTCGTCGACGGCATCGTCGAAGTCGGCGCGGGCAGCCTCGAACCGACGCTTCGCGGGCGTCGGGAGCCAGTCCGGGAGCGGGAGGATCGTCCGGAGCGAGGTGGCGTCGAGGAAGTCGTTGACCGTGCGCGCGGCCTCGGCGACGGTCCGGCCGAACGCGTCGTCCAGGTCGCGGTCGAACAGTGCCCGGACGAGGACATCGAGCGTGACGCGTTTGGTCACGGCGCCGAGGTCGACGCGGTCGCCGTCCGACCAGCCGGCGGTCGCCTCGCGGGTCGCGTCGACGGCGTGGCGGCCGTAGCGCTCGACGCGCTCGCGGTAGAAGGCGGGCTGAGCGATGGTCCGCGCGCGGCGCCACTGCTCGCCCGTCGCGAGGAACATCCCGTCGGTGAGGAAGCCGCTGCCGGCCTCGGCGACCTGCGAGGCCTTCCGGAAGCGGGACTGGTCGCTCACGAGGACGCGCTGGATGTCGTCGGGGTGGGTGACGTAGTGGAAGCTCCCGCCCGCCAGCCGGACCCGGACCACGTCGCCCAGGTCGCGGGCGTGGCGCTCGTGGAAGGTGAGGGGGTCCCGGAGGTACTGGTGGGTGTTGCCGAGCAGCGGGAGGCCGTCGACCTCGGGTGCCGGTGGCGCGGTGGTCGGGTCCGTCGTTCCGTCCCCGTCCCCGGGCGCCGAGCGGTCGGCCATTGTCGGCCGGTGGGTCCCGCCCGACTAACGCCTTCGGGTGGTGGGTAGCCGGGCACTCACAGCGACGGGTCGGCGGCGCCTGTCACCTCACAGCGCGATGAAGCCCGCACTGTTGGCCGCGAGGACGCCCGCGTCGACCAGCAGCAGGACGGCCACGACGCCGGCCGCGCGGTAGAAGCGGCCGGCCTCCCGGGCCGGCGTGCGGACCTTCTTCGCGTCGAGCCCGTCGCTCATCCGGCTGTTGCCGACCTCGACGAGACCGGTCATCACGAGCCACAGCAGGGTCATCGTCAGGACGAGATGGCCGCGTGGGCTGCCGGTCAGGCTCTCGACGGTGTAGAGCTGGGCGGCCAGGTGGCCCCCGGTGAGGAGCATCACGAGTGCCGCCCCCCGCGAGAGCAGGGTCAGGCGACCGAAGACGCTCTCGAGCGGTTCGGGACGGACCTCGCCGTCCCGCGCGGCCGGCAGCACCGCCCAGACAGCGAACAGCACGCTCCCCGTCCAGAGTGCTCCGACGAGGAGATGGATGGCGTAGAACGTCGCGTCGACGAGTGTCATGTCACCGCTGGCGGGCGGACGGCTCTTGAAACCAGGCGGGACGAGATGGGGGAGCAAGCGGAACATGAGAGGGAACGATGTGGGACGAAACGGAACCGCAGCCACCCCGTGCCATCGTCGCACGGGGGCCGCGCGGGTTGACAAGTCTTAAATCCGGTCCACGAGGATGCGTGTGTATGAGCCAGGCCGACAGCAGCGAGACGCGCCAGTGCGTCTCCTGTGGCATCAACATCGCCGGGACGAACGCCGCCCGGTTCAAGTGCCCCGACTGCGGGCACCTGATCTTCCGGTGTTCGACCTGCCGCAAGCAGAGCAACCTCTACGAGTGTCCGGACTGTGGCTTCACGGGGCCCTGACAATGGGGAAGGTCGCAGCCAAACTCAAGGTCATGCCGCAGAGTCCCGACGTGGACCTGGACGCGCTCCAGGAGCGTCTGGAATCGTCCCTCCCGGAGGGCGCCCACATCAAGGGCGTCCAGCGCGACGACGTCGCGTTCGGGCTGGTGGCGCTGTTCCCCACCGTCATCGTGCCCGACGACGCCGGCGGCACGGAGGCCGTCGAGGAGGCGTTCGCGGGCACCGAGGGCGTCGAGTCGGTGCAGGTCGAGGAAGTCGGTCGCATCTAGCGACCGCCTACCGCCACCGGCCCGGGTCGACATCGGACCGGATCGGCGGGTAACGCCGCTCATGAACTCTTTCGGGCGACTTCACGGAGCGATAACGGCCGGTCTACTTATACCTATGTAGGGCGACCCTGTGGACGAGCATGACCCACAGCAGTCACCGCTCGACCCGGGCATCGTCGGGGTGGTCGGCATGAGTGCCGGCGCCCGCGAGGATTCGACGAACGCGGAGGTCGAAACAGGGCGCGACCCGCTCGCTCCGTGGGCGTTCCGGGCGGCGATGTCGGGCCTCTCCGAGGAGCAGGCACGCGAGCTGCTCGAAGGCGAGCGCTGCCCCCAGCCCAGCCACCAGGAGCGCTGGGAGGCCGAGATGGACGCACTCGAACTGCGCGAGGAGGGCAGCGAGGTCGTGGTGTACCGGCGAGACCAGGAACACGCCTGGCTCCAGTCGGACACGGCGCTCCGGCCGGACGAGGTCCGCTGAGTCCGACACCTCCGACCACCCGCGTTCCGACCAGCCGTTCTCGGCTTCGCCCGCACCGTCGAGCGTCGCCCGTCGGCGACCCTCCGACGGATGCATAACACACCATTCAAGTACTCCTCGGGTCAATTCGGTCTCACGACTATGCCGAGCTCCAACGGGCCCCTCCACGGAACACGCAACAAGCTACGGAACAAGCCCCGCGAGCGGGGTACCTCGCCGCCGCAGCGCGCGGTCGAGGAGTTCGAGGCGGGCGAGAAGGTCCACCTCCACATCGACCCGAGCGTGCCGGACGGCCGCTTCCACCCCCGCTTCAACGGCCACACCGGCGAGGTCGAGGCGCAGCAGGGCCGCGCCTACAAGGTGACCATCACCGACGGCAGCAAGGAGAAGACCATCATCACGAAGCCCGCACACCTCCGCCGCCAGACGGAGTAACCGCATGACGATCTTCAAGGAGACGCTCGACGCCGAGTACGTCACCACCGCCGAGGCCAAGGAGCTGCTGGCGGAGGTCGAGCAGGAGCGCGCGCTCGACGAGGACCGCGAGATGCGCTACGAACTGGCGCGCGCCATCGACCACGCGAACCGCTTCGCCGCCATGAGTGCCGAGGACGGCCGCGCACTCGTCGAGGAGCTCCTCGAACTGGAGAAGCTCGACGAGAAGACCGCCCACAAGATCGCCGACACCCTCCCGCAGGACCGCGACGAGGTCCGCTCCGTGTTCGCCCAGGAGCGCTACGCGCTCGACGGCGACGAACTGGACGAGGTCCTCAATGTCGTCGCGAAGTACGCCTGAATGGGCGTTCCGCTTCGTTCCCGCTGTACTCCCGCACAGCTGCCGCTCGCGCTCCCACCGTCAGCCTTAACGGCTCCTGGCGGTTATTTATGGTAATGAAATCCACTCAGATCCAGGAGGTGGCAGCGGGGAGCACACCCGCGTCGCGGAAGTCGGACCTGTTCTGCCCCACCTGCGGCCACAGGGCCCCCACCGAGGGGGACTGGGTCGTCACCGAGCGGTCCGTGGAGGGCGACCGCCGGCGGGCCTACGGATGCCCGACGTGCGGTCGCACGCTGGTCGTCCAGCCCGTGTTCGAGCAGTCCGTCCCGGCCTGAACCTCGTGGTCGGTGTCACGGCGACAGCGTCCCCTCGTCCGTGATGACCGAGTCGACGAGGTGGGTCGGCGTCGCGTCGTACGCGGGGTTCTCGATGTCGAACCCGTCGGCGGGTTCGAGCATGACCTCGCTGGCCGGGCGGAACTCGTTCTGGAACTGGAAACCGCCCTCGTCGATGATCTTCGTCGACGCGCCGACGACCGTGACCGGCACCGCGAGCTCGGCGGCGGTCGCGGCGATGGGGAACGTGCCGACGCGGTTGTAGAACGTGCCGTCGACGATGCAGTCCATCCCGACCATCACGCGGTCACAGTCCGGGAGGACCTCGCCGCAGGCCGAGTCGACCAGCAGGTGCGGCTCGATGCGGTCGATACCGGCGAGGGTCCGGGCGGTCTTGCGCCCGAGGTAGCGTGGCCGCGCCTCGGTCACGTACACCTCGAGATGGCGGCCCTCGCTCGCGGCGAGTTCCAGCGCCTCCAGCACGGTCGAGGAGTAATCATGCGTGAGGACCACGTCACCGTCCCGGAGTGACTCGGCGGCGTTCGCGGCGGCCTGCTGCTTGCCACGCTCGACCTGCTCGACGACCGCCTCGATGGCCGCCTCGGTCGCCGCCTTCGCTGCCTCGACGTCCTCGGGGTCGGCGTCCTCGACGGCCGCCCGGATCTCGCCCTGTGTGGTGTGGAGGGTGGCGTGGGAGGGCTGGGCGCGCTTGAGCGCCTGGCTGTTCCGTTCGAGGTCCCGGATGTACTCCTCGAGCGACGGGAACTCCCGGTCCAGCAACTCCCGCAGCGCCTCGGCCGCCTTGACCGCCACGACGGAGGAGCTGTGGGTCTGCATGTCGCGGATCTCCGCGACCGTCTCGTCGATCATGCCCGATTGCACTCGCGGGGCGGCCAAAGGCGTATCGGCCCCCGGATTCGCCCGTGGTGCGGGTGTCCAGGGCCGGCGGTCCCGACCGAACCGGGCGTGATGGTTTAGCCACCCGAGCGCCTACCGGTGGTATGGTCACGGTCACGTACACCTGCCCGCGGTGTGACGCGGTGGTCGAGCTGGAGCGGGACGCCTACCTCGCCGACAAGTCGGTCACGCCTGACCCCCTCGAGGGCTGGGAGTACGCCCCGGCGTACGGGGAGTTCGAGGCGGCAGCGGGCGTCGAGATCGTCTGTGGTGCCAGCGAGACCCGCGGTGAGGGGTGCGGGCGGCCGTTCTACCTCTCGTTCGTCCGGTACGAGGACGGCCGGGAGGTCGACCCCGGCCGATCGCTCGACGAGGTGTCGTTCGACTTCCTTCGCGGCTGAGCCGCGTGGAATCCGACGAAGGGAGGGTGACGGCCCCAGCCCCGGAGTTTCCGTTGGAACCAAACGCTTAAATATGAGACTAAGTAGACGTTAGGTGTGCCCCACTGCAACAACTGCGACTCGTACGTCAGTGAAGCGTACGTACGGGTGTTCGCCCCGCAGGGCATGGATACCGTCCGAGTGTGTCCCCACTGCGAGGACAAGCTCCGGGACGGAGCCGACGTCCGCGAGGCGCGGGCCCCGCGTCAGCAGTAACCCACCGTACTGGGGGTACAGTCCGCCGGTCCTCGCGACCGGCTCCTTCCTCTGACCGCTCGACGGCCAGCGGCCGCGCTGGCGTCCGATGTGGGCGCTGGAGGCTGTGTCAGGCCCTCAGCTCGTGTCGAGCCCTCAGCCCTTGATGTTGCAGACCGGGAACGTCCGCGCCACCCTGTCACCGATACCGAGCGCGTCGCTGACCCGAACGACCTCGTCGACGTCCTTGTAGACGCCGGGGGCCTCCTCGGCGATGGTGGCCCCCGAGGACGCCTTGACGTAGATGTGCTCCTGCTCGCGGAGGTCGTCCTGCACGTCGCCGCCCCAGTAGTCCTGTTTGGCCTGCGTCCGGCTCATCAGCCGTCCCGCGCCGTGGGCCGTCGACCCGAACGTCTCGCGCATGGAGTGCTCGCCGCCCCGCAGGACGTACGACCCCGCGCCCATGCTACCGGGGATGATGACCGGCTGGCCCACGTCCCGATGGGCCTTCGGAACCTCGGGGTTCCCCGCGGGGAACGCCCGCGTCGCGCCCTTCCGGTGGACGAACAGCTCGCGCTGCTCGGTGCCACCCGCGCCGTCGGGCACCTCGTGGACCTCGCGCTTCGCGATGTTGTGGGCCACGTCGTACAGCAGGTCCATCCCGAGGTCCTGCCAGTCGGCACCGAACACGTCGGCGAACACCTCGCGGGTGCGGTGGGTGATGAGCTGGCGGTTCACCCACGCGAAGTTGATGGCCGCGCACATCGCGCCGTAGTACTGCTCGGCCAGTTGCGAGCCGGCCGGCGCGGCCGCGAGTTCCCGGTCGGGCAACTGCGCGAGGAGTCCCTGGTGGGCCTGCTCGATGTCGCGCAGGTAGTCCGTGCAGACCTGGTGGCCCAGGCCCCGCGAGCCACAGTGGATGAGGACGACCACCTGGTCCGGCTCCAGGCCGTACGCGTCGGCCACGTCCTCGCGGTAGATATCGGTGACGCGCTGGACCTCGAGGAAGTGGTTGCCCGAGCCGAGCGAGCCCAGCTGCGTCCGTCCGCGGTTCTTGGCCTTCTCCGACACCGCCGAGGGGTCCGCGTCGTGGCGCATCCCCTCGTCCTCGCAGTGGGTCAGGTCGTCCTCGACGGCGTAGCCGTGTTCGAGCGCCCAGTCGACGCCCCGCCGGAGGACCGACTCCACCGTCGACACGTCGCTCTCGACGACCCCGCCGCCGCCCAGCCCCGTCGGGACCGCGTCGAACAGCGCGTCGACGAGTTCCTCCTCGCGACCCTGGAGCTGTTCGTAAGAAATATCTGATTTTATCATCCTCACGCCGCAATTGATATCATATCCGACAGCTCCAGGAGAAATGCAGCCATCTTCGGCATCTATCCCCGCGACACCACCGACCGGGAACCCGTACCCCTGGTGGCCGTCGGGCATGCAGATGGCGTACTTGCGGACGCCGGGGAGGTGGGTCGTGTTCCGGAGCTGCTGGAGCGTCTTGTCGTTCTTGATCTCCTCCAGTAGCGACCGGCTGGCGAGGATGCGGGCGGGCACGCGCATCCCCCCGGCCTCGTCACGGGGCATCTCCCAGACGAACTCCCGGCGCTTCTCCAGGGTGATACCGCCGGCCTCGAACGTCTCGGGGTCATCCGCGGGCGTCTCGCTCATACCCGAACGGTCACCGTCGCCAGCCGAAAGGGTTCGGGTCGTCGCGGGGACGCCCGCCGGGACCCCCACGGCTATGACGTGGCGGTCCGTCGCCCCGCCCATGCGAGCCGTCCGATACCACGACCACGGCGGGCCGGAACAGCTCATGGTCGAGGACGTCGACCGCCCGACGCCCGGCGACGACGAGGTGCTGGTGAAGGTGCGCGCCGCGTCGGTCAACCCCGTGGACACGTACTTCCGCGAGGGCTCCTACCGCCCGGGAGATCTGCCGTGGATACCGGGGAGCGACGCCGCCGGCGTGGTGACGGCGGTCGGCGACAGCGTGACCGACTACGACCCCGGCGACCGCGTGTTCGCGACCGCGCTGGGCAACGACCACCCGGGGACGTGCGCGGAGTACGTCACGGCCCCGACCGACCGGCTGGCGGCGCTCCCCGACCGCGTGGGGTTCGCGGCGGCCGCGGCCGGGGCGCTGGTCGGTGTGACGGCGTGGCAGTCACTGGTCGCGCGGTGTGGCCTCGACCCCGGCGAGCGCGTCCTCGTCCACGGCGGCTCGGGCGGCGTCGGGCACGTCGCGGTTCAGCTCGCGGCGGCCGCCGGCGCGCGGGTGACGACCACGGCCAGTCCGGCGTACCACGACGACCTCCGCGACCTGGGTGCCGACGACGTGCTGGACTACGACCGCGACGACCTCGCCGACGCCGTCCGCGAGGCCGGCCAGCCCGACGTGGTGCTGGACCACCGGCTCGACGACTACCTCGGGCTGGACTGCGAGGTGGCGGCCTTCCGCGGGCGCATCGCAGCCATCGGCAACACCGACGCCGAGGCGACGTTCCCGAACGTCCCTGCTCATCGTGGGAAGGCACTCACCGTCCACCACGTCTCGATGTTCAACACGCCGGACGTGGCGCGGGTACTCGGGCGGCTGGCATCCCTGATGGAGCGTGGCTCGCTCGCGCCGCGGGTCGCGCGCACGTACGACCTCGACGGGGTGAAGGACGCCCAGCAGGCGGTGCTGGACGAGTCGTTCCTCGGGAAACTGGTCGTCGAGCCCTGAGCGGCGGAGCCGTTCTCGTGTCGCGGCTCAGACGGCGTCCGGGCCGCGCTTGCCCGTCCGGATCTGGAGCGCCGACTCCACCGGCAGGACGAACACCTTCCCGTCGCCCGGCTCGCCAGTGTGAGCGCCGTCGGCGATGGCCGCGACCACGTCGTCGACGGGCGTATCGGCCACGACGCACTCGACCTTCACCTTCCGGTGGAGGTCGACCGTGTACGTCTCGCCGCGCCACTGCCCCTCGGTCGCGGACTGGCTCCCGCGCCCGGAGACCTGCGTCACCGTCAGCGAGGGCGCGCCGACTTCGGCGAGGGCCTCCTTCACCGCCTCCAGCCGGTCCGGGCGGATGTAGGCCATCACGAGCTTCGGCCGCGGGCTCCCCCGTCCGTCGCCGAGCGGGTGACGGGGCCCGTGGGTCGTTCGGCGGTGGCGGCGTCGCTCTCTCTCGCGGGAGCCCCGTCACCGGCCCGGTCCAGCCGCCGGACGCGGCGGGCGAGGAGGCCGCCGACGACGGCGAGACCGAGGCAGCTCAGGAGGAGAGCGAGCGTCCCGGCGTCCATACGCGGGCGTCTGCGGCCGGCCCACTACAGCCTTACGCCCCACCCGGTTCAAGTGAGCCTACGCCTCGTCCGGGTCGGGCTGGTCGGGGGAGACGACGTGCTTCACGTCGCTCACGCTCGCGCGCCGGACGACCGCACGGACCGGGTTCCGGTAGCCCGAGAGGTTGTCCGAGTCGCCGTCGAGGACGAGCAGCCGCGCCTCGCGCCCGGCCTCGATGCAGCCGCAGTTCAGGCCCGCGAGGTCCGCGCCCGCGACGGTCGCCATCCGCAGCACGTCGGGCGCCGTGACGCGGTCGTCGCTCAGTTTCGCGGTGAACGCCATCTCGCGGAACATCGACGGGGAGTTGAGCATCACGTTGTCCGTCCCGAGCGCGACGCTCGTCCGCTCCAGCATGTCGCCGACCGGCGGGAACCCGACCTTCGTGACGAGGTTCGAGCGCGGGCAGACGACGATGGGCGTCCCGCGCTCCGCGACCCGCTCGAGGTGGAGCTCCTCGGCGTGGACCATGTGGACGAGGAAGTCCGGGTCCAGGTCCAGCGCCGGGTTGATGTCCATCGCGTCGCGCTCGCCGGCGTGGATGCCGAACAGTTTGCCGGCCTCGCGGGTCGCGTTGCGCTCGCGGGAGAAGTCGCCGTCGCGAGCGCCCGAGGCGCCGAACCCGTCGGCCGCCTCCATGGCCGCGACCGTCTCCCGGCCGAGGACGACCGGGTTGATGTCGACGCCGTCGAGGGCGTCGCGGATGGCCCGGACCCCCTCGACGCCCCCCTCGCGGAACTCGACGAACGCGCCGGTGCCGCCCTGGCGCATGTAGCGCAGCGACCGGTGCATCGCCGCGACGAGTTCCTCGTGCGAGGCGTCGCGCAGGAGCCGGTGTTTCAGGCCGTCCGGTGGCGCGACCAGCTCGTCCAGCGAGAGGCCCGCCCCGGCGTCCTTCGCGATGGAGTCGCCGATGTGGGTGTGTGCGTTGACGAACGCGGGCAGCACGATGTCGTCGCTGTCGACGGAGTCACCCTCGACCCGCTCGACGGTACCGTTCTCCACCACCACGCGCCCCTCCACGGGTTCGAACTCGCGACCGACGAGGACCGTCCCCTCGAGCACCATGGTCGGCGGTGCGCGACGGACGACCAAAAGCGAGTCGGCCCGCGGTCGACCCGGCGGCGCGGGCCCGCCGACGCCGCCCGTCCCGGACCCGTGACAGCTCGCGGACAGGCTTTAGTACACCGCTCCGGAACTCCCCGCCCATGACAGCCGACGGGGACGGCGAGCGCGTGCGAGCCCACGTCTTCGTGGGCGGCCGCGTCCAGGGCGTGACCTACCGCGCGACCACGCGCCGCGAGGCCACCGAGCGCGGCGTCGACGGCTGGGTCCGGAACCTGGACGACGGTCGCGTGGAGGCGGTCTTCGAGGGGCCCGCCGACGCCGTCGAGGGGATGCTGGCGTACTGCCACGAGGGACCGACACGGGCCCGCGTCGACGACGTGAGCGTCGAGTACGAACCGCCAGCGGGTATCGAGGGCTTCGAGATCCGCCGATGAGCGACGGGGCGGCGCCGGCCGGGGAGTGGCCGACCATCGACTGGGACGCCTTCTGGCGCGCGCCGCTCACGCCCGCCGACCGCGACGCGATGTGCCGCCGCGGCCACGACGCCGCGCGCCTGCTGGGCGACCTCTTCGTCGAGCGCGGCGTCCCCGACTCGGTCGCCTCGATGGGCTGTGGCGCCGCGGTCGTCCTGCTCGACCTCGCCGAGGAGTTCCCCGACACGGAGTTCGTCGGCTACGACCCCGCGCCCGCCG from Haloglomus litoreum includes the following:
- a CDS encoding DUF998 domain-containing protein, which codes for MTDSHTRLAGTASVVVLALAVLVGVALDPTVRLLPVRARLSDLGRPGGAGAFPFDYGLVVAGLLGLAFVRAWWPAASESRDRVAAGLAGVVFGCLAVAGLFPEPSAVHLPFLAGAYLAAWAGPLLDGVRLRRDGADDGGRSRAGVALLAGAALVALLWGIRAVVQVTTFLLSGATSALLLTEVATLALFAGWVLFRAWVGGPALTVDAPAGDLSVDGR
- a CDS encoding cytochrome P450; the encoded protein is MADRSAPGDGDGTTDPTTAPPAPEVDGLPLLGNTHQYLRDPLTFHERHARDLGDVVRVRLAGGSFHYVTHPDDIQRVLVSDQSRFRKASQVAEAGSGFLTDGMFLATGEQWRRARTIAQPAFYRERVERYGRHAVDATREATAGWSDGDRVDLGAVTKRVTLDVLVRALFDRDLDDAFGRTVAEAARTVNDFLDATSLRTILPLPDWLPTPAKRRFEAARADFDDAVDDLLDARGGSGVDAVADAPASLDAIDDPDLLDLLLAANRAADEEDRLSRAELRDNLVTFLFAGHETTALALSYAGHLLADAPDASDRLAAEVDTLSGEPTVADLPDLPYTEAVVKESMRRYPPLYTLFREPLEPVALGGRRVPAGATLVLPQRIVHTDPRWWDRPEAFRPERWLDDDAEHTRAAPGTEDRPEYAYFPFGGGPRHCIGARFAMLEARLALATLAREWRFTDPGEVRPSLNVTLQPSDPIRVTVRRR
- a CDS encoding CopD family protein; this translates as MTLVDATFYAIHLLVGALWTGSVLFAVWAVLPAARDGEVRPEPLESVFGRLTLLSRGAALVMLLTGGHLAAQLYTVESLTGSPRGHLVLTMTLLWLVMTGLVEVGNSRMSDGLDAKKVRTPAREAGRFYRAAGVVAVLLLVDAGVLAANSAGFIAL
- a CDS encoding HVO_2753 family zinc finger protein; amino-acid sequence: MSQADSSETRQCVSCGINIAGTNAARFKCPDCGHLIFRCSTCRKQSNLYECPDCGFTGP
- a CDS encoding elongation factor 1-beta, with the translated sequence MGKVAAKLKVMPQSPDVDLDALQERLESSLPEGAHIKGVQRDDVAFGLVALFPTVIVPDDAGGTEAVEEAFAGTEGVESVQVEEVGRI
- a CDS encoding 50S ribosomal protein L21e — protein: MPSSNGPLHGTRNKLRNKPRERGTSPPQRAVEEFEAGEKVHLHIDPSVPDGRFHPRFNGHTGEVEAQQGRAYKVTITDGSKEKTIITKPAHLRRQTE
- a CDS encoding RNA polymerase Rpb4 family protein, giving the protein MTIFKETLDAEYVTTAEAKELLAEVEQERALDEDREMRYELARAIDHANRFAAMSAEDGRALVEELLELEKLDEKTAHKIADTLPQDRDEVRSVFAQERYALDGDELDEVLNVVAKYA
- a CDS encoding translation initiation factor eIF-2B; this encodes MIDETVAEIRDMQTHSSSVVAVKAAEALRELLDREFPSLEEYIRDLERNSQALKRAQPSHATLHTTQGEIRAAVEDADPEDVEAAKAATEAAIEAVVEQVERGKQQAAANAAESLRDGDVVLTHDYSSTVLEALELAASEGRHLEVYVTEARPRYLGRKTARTLAGIDRIEPHLLVDSACGEVLPDCDRVMVGMDCIVDGTFYNRVGTFPIAATAAELAVPVTVVGASTKIIDEGGFQFQNEFRPASEVMLEPADGFDIENPAYDATPTHLVDSVITDEGTLSP
- a CDS encoding DUF7563 family protein, encoding MPHCNNCDSYVSEAYVRVFAPQGMDTVRVCPHCEDKLRDGADVREARAPRQQ
- a CDS encoding RtcB family protein; this translates as MSETPADDPETFEAGGITLEKRREFVWEMPRDEAGGMRVPARILASRSLLEEIKNDKTLQQLRNTTHLPGVRKYAICMPDGHQGYGFPVGGVAGIDAEDGCISPGAVGYDINCGVRMIKSDISYEQLQGREEELVDALFDAVPTGLGGGGVVESDVSTVESVLRRGVDWALEHGYAVEDDLTHCEDEGMRHDADPSAVSEKAKNRGRTQLGSLGSGNHFLEVQRVTDIYREDVADAYGLEPDQVVVLIHCGSRGLGHQVCTDYLRDIEQAHQGLLAQLPDRELAAAPAGSQLAEQYYGAMCAAINFAWVNRQLITHRTREVFADVFGADWQDLGMDLLYDVAHNIAKREVHEVPDGAGGTEQRELFVHRKGATRAFPAGNPEVPKAHRDVGQPVIIPGSMGAGSYVLRGGEHSMRETFGSTAHGAGRLMSRTQAKQDYWGGDVQDDLREQEHIYVKASSGATIAEEAPGVYKDVDEVVRVSDALGIGDRVARTFPVCNIKG
- a CDS encoding NADPH:quinone reductase, encoding MRAVRYHDHGGPEQLMVEDVDRPTPGDDEVLVKVRAASVNPVDTYFREGSYRPGDLPWIPGSDAAGVVTAVGDSVTDYDPGDRVFATALGNDHPGTCAEYVTAPTDRLAALPDRVGFAAAAAGALVGVTAWQSLVARCGLDPGERVLVHGGSGGVGHVAVQLAAAAGARVTTTASPAYHDDLRDLGADDVLDYDRDDLADAVREAGQPDVVLDHRLDDYLGLDCEVAAFRGRIAAIGNTDAEATFPNVPAHRGKALTVHHVSMFNTPDVARVLGRLASLMERGSLAPRVARTYDLDGVKDAQQAVLDESFLGKLVVEP
- a CDS encoding P-II family nitrogen regulator encodes the protein MAYIRPDRLEAVKEALAEVGAPSLTVTQVSGRGSQSATEGQWRGETYTVDLHRKVKVECVVADTPVDDVVAAIADGAHTGEPGDGKVFVLPVESALQIRTGKRGPDAV
- a CDS encoding amidohydrolase family protein, producing MVLEGTVLVGREFEPVEGRVVVENGTVERVEGDSVDSDDIVLPAFVNAHTHIGDSIAKDAGAGLSLDELVAPPDGLKHRLLRDASHEELVAAMHRSLRYMRQGGTGAFVEFREGGVEGVRAIRDALDGVDINPVVLGRETVAAMEAADGFGASGARDGDFSRERNATREAGKLFGIHAGERDAMDINPALDLDPDFLVHMVHAEELHLERVAERGTPIVVCPRSNLVTKVGFPPVGDMLERTSVALGTDNVMLNSPSMFREMAFTAKLSDDRVTAPDVLRMATVAGADLAGLNCGCIEAGREARLLVLDGDSDNLSGYRNPVRAVVRRASVSDVKHVVSPDQPDPDEA
- a CDS encoding acylphosphatase, producing the protein MTADGDGERVRAHVFVGGRVQGVTYRATTRREATERGVDGWVRNLDDGRVEAVFEGPADAVEGMLAYCHEGPTRARVDDVSVEYEPPAGIEGFEIRR